The following is a genomic window from Crossiella equi.
CGCCGGGAGAGCCAGTCCGCCTGGGCCGTGGGCATGACCGCCACCTCGCTGGTGGGCCTGCTGGGCCTGCTGCTCGCGCCCACCTTCTCGCCGATCCTGTGGGTGGTGCTGCTGGGCGTGGGCATGGGCGGGCTGTTCCCGCTGGCCCTGACCTTCATCGCACTGCGCTCGCGCACCGTCGCCGACACCGCGGACCTGTCCGCGATGTCCCAGAGCGCCGGGTACCTGATCGCCGCGGTCGGCCCGTTCGGCGTGGGCATGCTGCACGGCTGGACCGGCGGCTGGACCGCCTCGCTGCTGCTGGTGCTGGTCGCGATGACCCTGCAGCTGTTTGTCGGCTACCTGGCGGGCCGCCCCCGCTACATCTGAGCCCGATTCACGCGAAAGGCGGACCAGGGAGCCCCTGGTCCGCCTTTCGCGTGGACTCAGATCTTCAGCAGCGCGTTCTCGATCAGCTCCGGCATGGCCGGGTGGATCCAGTACTGGCCGCGCGCCATGGTGCGGGCGTCCAGGCCGAAGTGCATGGCCTGGATGAGCGGCTGGATCAGCGTGGACGCCTGCGGCCCGATGATGTGCGCGCCCAGCAGCAGCCCGGAGGCCGGGTCGGCGATGAGCTTGCAGAATCCGGTGGTGTCCTCCATCGCCCAGCCGTAGGCGATGCCCGCGTACTCCTGGGTGACCGCCACGTGGTTGAGCCCGGCCGCCTTCGCCTGCTCCTCGGTGAGGCCGACCGAGGCGACCTGAGGCGAGGAGAACACCGCGTGCGGCACGAACCGGTGGTCGGTGGTGCGCGGGGCGTCGGGGTGCAGCAGGTTGTGCTGCACGACCTTCGCCTCGTGGTTGGCCACGTGCTTGAGCTGGTACGGCGAGCTGACGTCACCCAGGGCGAAGATGCCCTCGACGTCGGTGCGCTGGTGCTCGTCGACCACCACGCGGCCGTCGGAGTGCGTGCGCACGCCGGTCTTCTCCACGTCCAGCAGGTGCCCGTTCGGGAGGCGGCCCGCCGCGACCAGCAGCTCCTCGGCCTCCACCACCTCGGCGCCGTCCGGGCCCTCCAGGTGCAGCCGCACCACGCCGTCCACGCGCTCGGCGCGCACCGGCTTGCGGTTCAGACGCACGTCCCACTCCTTGCTCACCAGCTCGGTGAACCGGCGCGAGACGTCGCCGTCCTCGGCCCGCAGCAGCGCCCCGGACCGGTTGACCACGGTGACCTGGACGCCGAAGGAGCTGAACACGTGCGCGAACTCGGTGGCCACGAACCCGCCGCCGAGCACGATCAGGCGCTCGGGCAGCC
Proteins encoded in this region:
- a CDS encoding mycothione reductase is translated as MPHYDLVIIGSGSGNSIIDERFDDWNIAIVEKGVFGGTCLNVGCIPTKMFVHTAELAHTPAISARLGVDSELHGVRWPDIRDRVFGRIDPIAEGGKRYRAQDCPNVTVYTGEARFTGPKELDTGTGVTITADRFVIAAGSRPVVPAVAGIEEVGYHTNETIMRLERLPERLIVLGGGFVATEFAHVFSSFGVQVTVVNRSGALLRAEDGDVSRRFTELVSKEWDVRLNRKPVRAERVDGVVRLHLEGPDGAEVVEAEELLVAAGRLPNGHLLDVEKTGVRTHSDGRVVVDEHQRTDVEGIFALGDVSSPYQLKHVANHEAKVVQHNLLHPDAPRTTDHRFVPHAVFSSPQVASVGLTEEQAKAAGLNHVAVTQEYAGIAYGWAMEDTTGFCKLIADPASGLLLGAHIIGPQASTLIQPLIQAMHFGLDARTMARGQYWIHPAMPELIENALLKI